The genomic window GATGTGGCCTTCGAGATGCCTGGCGGTCGCGGCGGCCTGCGGCCTGGCGCTGTGCCTCGTCGGCTGCGGCGACGGCGTGGAGCATGGCAGCGTCCAGGTCGGCGGCAAGGACTCGATGGCCCCCGCCGCTTCGAAGAATGCGGGCGCCGACGCCAAGGGCGACGTCAAGAAGCCTGACGCCAAGGTCATGCTGCCCGGAGGCAAGAAGATGTGACCCGTCCGGGTCGCATCAATCTCCCCCAAGCTATTCAACGTCCAGCCGGACGGATCTCTCATTCGATCCATCGTTCTTCCCCTTCGTACCCAGAACCCGCAGGAGCTCCTATGATGAACCCGTGGAGAGCGCAGCGTCCCTCTCGCCGTCGGTCGGCCTTCACGCTGATCGAGCTGCTGGTCGTGATCGCCATCATCGCCGTCCTGATCGCCCTGCTGCTGCCGGCCGTGCAGTCGGCCCGCGAGGCAGCCCGCCGCGCCCAGTGCGTCAACAACCTCAAGCAGCTCGCCCTGGCCGCGGCCACCTACGAGGGCGCCGTCGGCTGCTATCCCCCGGGCCTGTACTGGTGCCTCCTGACCGGGGACTACGCCGGCTACCTGGGCACGAACTGCGGCCCCCTGGTCCACCTGACCCCGTACATGGAGCAGAACCAGGTCTACAACGCGACCAACTTTCAGGTGAACATTTACTACAATGCCAACCTGACGGTGCACGCCATCGGCATCAAGACCCTCTGGTGCCCCAGCGACGGGTCGATCTCCGACACCCAGACGCTCGACCCCAATTCCGCCTTCTTCGAGGTGGTCCCGGCCGGGCAGAGCGCGAGGATGGCCTACTCGAGCTATGCGGGCGTCTGCGGCCCGTGGTGGCCGAACACCTGGTCGATCCCCGGCGTCGGCGCCGGGGCCCGCGCAACCCACTCGCAGATCAAGGCCAATGAGCTCGGCCTGTTCGGCGTCTGCAGCAACGTCCGCATCGCCTCCGTGACGGACGGCACGAGCAACACGATGGTCTTCGGCGAGCACGGCCACGGCCTCATCGCCCCGTCGGATCAGCCGAGCTGGCAGTGGTGGGACTCGGGCAACCTCGGCGACACCCTCATCACGACGATGTTCCCGCTCAACCCGCAGCGGACCGTCGCCAACGGCTCCGGCAGCGGGGCCGGCGGCAGCGTGTTCGTCAACTCCGCCTCCAGCCTCCACCCCGGCGGCGCCAACTTCGCCTTCGTCGATGGCTCCGTCCGGTTCATCAAGGACACCATCCAGAACTACAAGATCATGCCCATCGGGCAGGACCTCAACGGCGCCCCGATGCCGGCGTCCGTGACCGCGACCAACGCCGGCACGAACCCCTACTGGGATCAGGTCTACGCCCTCGTCCCGGGCACGCAGTTCGGCGTCTACCAGGCCCTCTCCACCCGCAACGGCGGGGAGGTCATCAGCGCCGACTCGTACTGAGACGGATGAACGGGAAGGGGCCATCGGAGACCGGGGGGAGTCCGCTCCTCCCGGTCTTTCCGCGCGCCCGACGGGCGACGGCGGGACTCAGAGTTTGTCCCACAAGCAACGCTTCCTGCAATCCCTCTCGAGAAGGCCGGCCGATCCCGGTCCTCCCCCTTACGAAGGGGGAGCCAGAGGGGGCGTATCGGTCGAGGCCGAGGCGATCGAAATCACCCCCCTGTATCCCCCCTTCGTGAGGGGGGAAGCGGATCCGGACCTTCCCCTTGCTGGAGGCTGGTCGCGACGAGACACCGCCTGGGATACAGGACTTGTGGGACAGTCGCTCAGACCGCCCGGACCGCCGCCCCCGCCTTCTGGGGCGCCCGGGACCGCGAGCACTGGGAGAAGAAGGCCAGCGGGTTCTCGAGGACGACCCGGCGGATCAAGGCCTCGTCGTGCCCGCGCCGCTTCATCTCGAAGATGAACTCCGGCACGGCGAGCGGGTCGCTGTGGCCCCAGTCCCCGGCCGAGTTCACCAGGATCCGCTCCGGCCCGTACTGCTCGACCATGTCGGCGGCCCGGGCCGGCGTGCACTTGGTGATCGGGTAGAGGGTCATCCCGACCCAGTGGCCGGCCTCCAGGGCGAACCGGATCGTGTGCTCCTCCACGTGGTCGATGCAGACCCGCCCCGCCTCGAGCCGCCCGTCCTCCCGGATCATGTCCAGGATCATCCGGGTCCCCATGTACTTGTCGGCCAGGTGGGGCGTGTGCACCAGCACGAGCTCCCCCAGGCGCGCCGCGAGGTCCAGGTGGTCGCGGAAGACGATCGCCTCGTTCCGCGTGTTCTTGTTCAGGCCGATCTCGCCGATGCCCAGCACCCCGGGATTGTCGAGGAACTCCGGGATCATGGCGATGACCTCGCGCGACAGCGAGACGTTCTCCGCCTCCTTGGCGTTGATGCAGAGCCAGGAGCGGTGCTCGATCCCGTACTCCGCCGCCCGCCTCGGCTCGAACTGCGTGAGCTGCCGGAAGTAGTCCCGGAACCCCTCCACGCCCAGGCGGTCGAAGCCCGCCCAGAACGCCGGCTCGCTCACCATCACGCAGCCGGCCAGCGCCATCCGTTTGTAATCATCCGTGGTCCGGGAGACCATGTGGATGTGGGGGTCGATGTAGCTGCTCATCGGCGGGGCCTCCTCGTGAGCGCATGTCCATTGAAGAAAATCACCGGGCCTCGCCGCCCGCCCCCCTCTTCATCCCGTCCATCCACGCCGGGTCGTACTCCCGGGAGAAGATGAGTTGGATGGTCTCGGCGCGGTCGGGGCCGGGGATGAGGAGGGCCTCCAGGGCCTGGCGGAGCTGGCCGAGGCGGGGGTCGGGGTGCTCCGGGTGGTGGGCCGGCGCGCGGTCGATGCGGTCGAGGGCCGCGGCGACCTCGAGGACCTTGCAGCGGGTCTCCAGGAAGTCTCGGTCGAGGATCGCCAGGGCTTCGCGGGCGTTCATCATCGTGGTGCCTCCCCGGGCGAGGGCCGAAGGCCCTGGAGATCGTCCAGACCGACACCGGCAACGTTCATCATCGTGGTGCCTCCCCGGGCCGGGGCGACGGCGAGGCGAGGCCTCGCCGTCGCCCCGGCCCGTCCCGGCATTTTCCCACAACCGCCGGGGGGAGGCAAATCGGGACGCCGGCGACGCCCCGAAGGGGCCCGGGACGCCCTCACAATCGCCGCAATCCGCAATGCCGGCTCCGGATCGATCGCGGGGCGTCAGAAAACCTCAAGGGGGCCCCTCGGCTCCTTGGTTCGACCCGTACGATTTGATATCGTGGACCGGAGCGGATCGTCCGCATGATGCTGGCTTTGACGAAGATCCGCGGGCGTTTTGACGGAGACGAACCATGCGCTCGATTGTCTCGCGGCTGCCGATGGCGGCGGCGATCGCCCTCGTCCTGGCCCGGGCCGGCACCCCGGCCCGGGGGGACGAGCTCCTCTACCTGGAAACGGCCGACTGGATCCCGACGTCCCGCGTCGTGGAGGTCCCGACGGCGTACGTCACGCCCAGCTCCTACGTCCTGCCCACCTCCTACCTGCTGCCGACGACCTACGCCACGGCGTACGTGACCGAGTCCGCGTACGTCACGCCGACCACGATCGTCACCCCGACGACGGTCGTCACCCCCACGACGGTGGTCACGCCCACGACCTACCTGGAGCCGACGTTCTACGAGACGCGGTTCCGGCGGCGTGGCCTCTTCGGCCGCCGGCTCGTGGAGACGACGCGCGCGTACTACGTGCCGACCGTCGCCTACTACCCGACGACCTATTACTACCCCTCGTCCTACGCCACGCGGGCCGTCGTGGACGCCGCCGTCGTGCCGAGCGCCTACCTCGCCTCGAGCGCCGCGACCTCCTGCTGCGAGGGCCAGCCCGCGGCCGTCGCGCCCGCGGCGCCGATCCGCCGGGCGGCCCCCGCGGAGAAGGCCCCCTCGGCCTCCCCGGCCGCCCCCAGGACCGGCCAGGCCGAGCGCCGCGAGCCGCTGAGGAGCGAGGCCGAGGAAAGCGCCGTGAGCTCGGACGTCCCCAGCCTGCCCTCCCGCGAGGACGACGCGGCCCAGCCGACCGGCGCGACCGGCCCCGCGGGCCGCTCGGACTCGCCGCCGGCCGCCCCGGCCCCGGCGCGCAACCCGGCGGCCGCCAAGCCGCCGGCCGCGGGTGCAGGAGGAGGCACGGGGACGAAGGGAGCCGGCACCGGCGGCACGCAGGGGGCCGCGGAGACGCCCCGCTCCACCGCGCCCGTCACCCGGCCGGCGCCGCCGGCCGCCCCCGCCGGCGGGACCGACGCGATGCCGCCGCTCGCCCCGGCCGACGACGAGGACCTCAAGGCCGCCCCGCCCGCCGGCGACTCCGGCACGATCCGCCGCGACTCCCAGCGCTACGTCCCCTCGACCACCACCGTGAGGACCCTCCCCCCGGAGCGGCGCAATGTCCTCTTCGGGTGGGTCAAGTCCAGGGGCACCAGCGAGCGGGAGGAGGGGGTCCGCGTGACCCTCGTCAGCAAGTCCAACGCCTACCAGGACCGCGAGGGCCTCAGCGACGCCTTCGGCCGCTTCGCCATCAAGGTCCCCGACGGCGACTGGACGGTGCAGGTCACCATGCCCAGCGGCAGGTCCTACGCCGTCAGCGATATCACCGTCGCCAACGGGACGATCAGCGATGAGAAGGGCCGGGACATCCCCAGCCTGATCATCACCCGTTGACGCGACGCCTCGAGCCAGAACCGGGCGGCCGCGTGCCTCTTCCTTTTCACGGCGGCTGCCCGGTTCCCGGGATGCGCAAGGAGCCAGGACGATGGCTGGATACGATCCGGAGATCCCCGAGGTCCGCCTCTGCGAGGTGGGCAACGAGCAGGAGGCCGCGATGGTCGTCGGCCTCCTCAACGAGGAAGACATCCCCGCCCGCAGCGACGCCACGGGGTCCTCGCCGGCCTTCGGCGGCCTCCCCTTCGAGTCGGGCCACGCGATCTTCGTCCCCGCCTCCGAGGCCAAGAAGGCCTGCGAGATCCTCAGCCGGTATCCGCACTTCAAGGACCTGAAGGACGTCCACGAGCCCCTGGATTGACGGGCTCCCGGCGCCTCGGCGGGCCCGCTCGATGTCCCAGCACCCGGAAAAGCCCCTCCGCATCGCCCTGCTCGTCAGCTACTTCCACCCCTTCGCCAGCGGCGCGGAGCGGCAGGCGCTGGCGCAGGGCGTCGAGCTCGTCCGCCGCGGCCACACCGTCCACGTCGTCACCCGGAGCGTGCCGGGATATCCGATCGACGACGAGGAATACCGGGGCGTCTCCATCCACCGCTGGATCCGGACCTGGGACCGCGGGCCGCTCTTCGCGGTCAGCTTCGTCCGCGGGGCGATCCGCGCCCTCGCCCGGCTCCGGGCCGAGATCGACCTGGTGCACACCCACCAGGGCCTCTGGGAGGCCGTGGCGACGGGCCTCGGGCGGCGCCGGCTGCGGGGCCTCCCCGCGCTCGTCCAGCCGGCGAGCGCGGGCTATTACGGCGAGGCCGACGAGCTGGGGAGGACGCGGGGGGCGGCCGTCCTCCGCCGCCTGATCCTCCGCAACACCGCGTTCGCGGCGATCTCCGCGGAGATCGAGCGGCAGTGGCTACAGCTCGGCGTGCCGCCCGGGCGCATGGTCCGCACCGCCAGCGGCGTGGACGCGGACCATTTCCGGCCCGGCCCCAGCGCCGTCGAGGGCGAGCTCCTCCCCCGGCCCCGCGTCCTGTTCACCGGCCGGCTGCATCCCCAGAAGAACCTCCCGATGCTCCTGGAAGCCTGGGCCGTCGCGAGCCGGCGTGTCCCCGGCAGCCTGATCCTCCTGGGCCCGGGCGAGGACCGCGAGGCCCTGCGGGCCCTGTCCGAGGGGCTCGGGCTCGCCGGCCGCGTGCAGCTCGCCGGCCCGGTCGCGGACCCCGCCGACTACCTCCGCGCGGCGGACCTCTTCGTCCTGCCGAGCGTGGCCGAGGGGATGAGCAACTCCCTCCTGGAGGCGATGGCCACCGGCCTGCCCTGCCTCGCCTCCGGCATCGGCGGCAACGTGGACCTGATCGCCGACCGGGTCACCGGCCGCCTCGTCGCCGAGCCGACCCCCTCGGCCTGGTCCGACGCGCTGGTCGAGGTGCTCTCCGACCCGGAGGCCGCGACGCGGATGGGCGCCGCCGCCCGCTCCCGGATCGAGGCGCGCTACGCCCTGCCGGCGGTCGTGGACCGCTACGTGTCCATCTACCGGGACATGATCGCCGGGCGGTGGCCCGGCGCGGATGCCCGCCTCCCGTAGCCGCCTCCCGGCTACGGCCCGTCGGGCCGGAGCGCGCGGCCGGCGGCGAAGCCGATCTCGCGGACGATCCAGCGGCCGTCCCCGCCCTGCTCGACGACGGCCTGGAACCCGCGGCCCCGGACGGCGTCGGGGTCGAGCGAGGGATCCGCGAGCAGCAGCTCGTAGGGCACGACCACGCTGCGAGGGCGGTCCGGCCCGACGCCCTGCGCCCAGAGGACCATCTCGATGCGGTCGCTCCCCTGCGGGTCCTCCCGGAGCTCGGCCTTCATGACGATCCCGCGCAGCTGCATGGTCGGTGCTCCCGCCGCGCGGGCCGTCCGCGAGGATTGTGCCGGGCCGACGCCCGCCGGGCCGATGGGGCCCGCGGGCCGCGCCGGTTCGCCACCCCGTCCATGATATATAATCAGTACGACGTGCCGGAATCCCGGGCCGGCGGCGGCGAGGCGCCGTCCGCCCCCGGGTCGCGGTGCGTCCCCCCGCGACATGGATCCGCAACCCCAATGATCCCGCAGCTCGGCGCGCCGATCGTCCTGGCCCACGGCCTCTTCGGGTTCTCCCGGATCGGGCTCGGTCCGCTCACGCTGACCTCCTACTTCCGGGGCATCCCCGACATCCTCCGCGCGGCCGGCAATCGCGTCATCGTGACCCGGGTCCACCCGATCGCGGGCGTGGAGTTCCGCGCCCAGCGCCTGGGCTACCGGATCCGGACCGCCCTGCCGGAGGGCCCGTTCCACATCATCGGCCACAGCATGGGCGGGCTGGACGCCCGGCTCCTCCTCGAGGATCCGCACTGGCGGTCCCGCGTGCTCAGCCTGACGACGATCGGCACGCCGCACCTGGGGTCGTACCTGGCGGACTTCGCGAAGCTCCGCGTGGGGCGGGTCTATCGCCTGCTGGAGGCGATGGGGCTGGACCACCGCGGCTTCCTGGACATCACCCGGCTCTCGGCCCGGCGGTTCCACCGCCGCCACCCGGCGCCGGCGGACATCCCCTGCTTCTGCGCGGCCGGCGACCCGCCCCCGGGGGAGGTCACCTGGCCGCTGCAACGATTCCACGACATCCTGATGGAGCTCGAGGGCCCGAACGACGGCCTGGTCTCGGTCGCCTCGGCGGAGGCCTTCGGCACCCCGCTGCCCCGATGGCCGGCGGACCACCTCCGCCAGATGAACTGGATGACCCCGGGGCCGGGCTGGACCTGCCCGCCGATCGCGGACCTCTATGCCGGCGTGGTGGGACGGCTCGCGGCCCTGGGGTTCGCCGCCGAGCAGCACGTCGCCTGACGATCGAGGGGCGCCGGGCGGCGCCCCTCGTGCCGCCGGGCTCAGTACTGGTCGGCGCTGACGACCTCGCCGCCGGCGCGGGTGGCCATCGCGCGGTAGACCGTCGGGTGGATCGAGCTCTTGATGAACCGGACGGAGCCGTCGGCGAGGAGGAAGTTCACGCCGCCGGGGTGGAGGCTCCAGTAGTCCTCCACGTGGGCCATCTGATTGTTCGGGGTCCGGGTGCCGCCGTCGGTGCCGATCGGCCCCAGGATCATGGTCCAGCTCTCCTCCGGCTCCGGGTCGAACTGGTCCCGGCCGCCCTCGACGGCCGAGGTCTTGTAGAGCCATCCGTTGAGGCTGCGGGCGGTCCAGGTGGCGTAGCTGAGGGTGTGGCTCCGCTCGCCGACGAGGAACGTCTGGCTCGTGCCGTCGGTGATGCCGGCAATGGTGACCCGACTGTTGCGGAAGAAGCAGCCGTCGCCCCCGCCGGGCCGGTCCCCGATCTCCCCGGTGCCGAAGGTCCCGACGTAGTTGGAGCCGGACACGTAGTCCACGGGCGTCGCGCCGGAGGGGGGGAAGGGGGAGTCGTAGAACGGATAGACGCCCACCTGCGGCCGCGTGACGTCCGACGGGCACAGGTAGGCGCCGATCGTGAAGACGCTCATCGTCTGGTTCGCCGGAGAGGCCACGTCGAGGTTGAAGTTGACGGCGTGGTACGCCGGGTCCTGCTCGAGCTGGGAGAGGATCAGGGCCCCCCAGGCCCAGCCGGCCCCGAGGTCCTGGTCGCTGGTGATGGGGTCGGCCCCCTTCGGCAGGGCGCTGATGTACCCCGGCGGCAGGGCGCCGACGGCGTCGTGATAGTTGTGCAACGCCAGGCCGATCTGCTTGAGGTTGTTGACGCACTGGGTGCGGCGGGCCGCCTCCCGCGCCGACTGCACCGCCGGGAGGAGCAGCGCGATCAGGACCGCGATGATCGCGATCACGACGAGCAGCTCGATGAGGGTGAATCCCCCGCCACGCCGCGGCGCGGGGGGGGTCGAATTCGAATGCCAGGCCATGTCTTCGCGCTCCAATCAAACCGCCAGGGATTCATTCCGCGCCGCGAACCGCCGGGCCGGACGCGCGATCGGTCTCGCGACGGCCGCCGGCGGGACGGTTGTCATCCGGGGCATCCGGGCCGCGAGCCGAGGGGCGGACGCGGCCGATGCAAGCAGGGCACGGGGCGACGCGGAAAGCCGCGGCGAGCCGGCCCGGGTTCAGGCGGATGGCGGCGGCGGGGCGCGAGTGGACGGCGAGGAGGCGAGGCGAGGGGCCCGGCCGACGGCCGCCGGCCGGCATTCCTCGCGGGCGATGTGTTGAAAAAAGAGGACGCCGGAGGACGCGAGCGGGATCGTGTCGGTGCCCAGGGCGCACGCCGAGCAGTCATCCGACAGGCTCGCCAGGTCGGGCGCGCGATGGCCGGCGAAGTGGGGCCGGCCCTCTCCGCATCCCTTTTCGGGGCAGGCCATGGCGGCGAGTTCTTCGTGCGCATGGTGATGCGCGGCCCCCGACGCCAGGGTGGAGGCCACGAAGAACAGGGTGAGCCACTTCCTGAGCCGTCGCACCGCGGAGGATGCCCCGATCGGTTCCCGAGGAGATGCCCGGACACGACGCGGTGCCCGGGGAGGCCTTGATGGATCCACTCTGAAAACGGATCATGGAGAAGTCAAGCCCGGCCCGGCGTCGGCGGAGGTCCCGCGCCGGACCGTGGCACCGATCCGGCCGGCCCGGTGAGGGCCCCGGCACCACGGAAATGGAGCGATCATGAAGCGGTTCCTCCTCCTCCTCGCGGTGGCGATCCTGGCCTCGTCGACGGCGGGCACGGCCCGTGCCCAGCAGGGCTCGCGGTTCTACGACATGGGCAACGAGATCGAATCCCAGAGGAAAGAGGCGAAGGCGAAGATGCGCCATGCGGGCGGGGCGGGCCCCTCCGCGTTCAGCCTCGGGCGGAGCTCCGCGGCGGACATTTACGGCCGCATGGACATGGCGGGCCATTCGGCCCCCGGCTATCCCACCATCCGCAGCAACGTCGCCGGCCAGCTCCCCCCGTACATGGACCGGGGCACGTACGTCCCGGCCGCCCGGCGGCCCGCCGCCGCCCCCCGACGCGCGGCCGCCACCGCCGCCTCGTCCCGGGCCGCGGCATCGCAGGCCGCTGCCTCGAAGGCGGCCGCCTCCTCGCGGCGTGGTTCCAAGGCGAGGTCCGCGAAGGATGACGGCCCCCCGCCGCTCCCGTTCTGAACCGGCGCGACGACTCAGCCCCTCGGTCGCCCGGCGGGCCCGGGCCCGATGTCCGGGCGGGCGGGGGATCGCGGAGGCGTCGCCGGAGGGCGGCTCATCCGCCCCCCGGATCCACGCCCGCGGTCATGACGCCGTCGCGGCCTCGGGCTTGCCGGGCCTGAAGGTGAAACGGCTCCCGTCCCACCCGATCTCGACCACCTGGCCGGGCTTGATCGCCTCTTCCAGGAGCGCGGTGGCCAGCGGATTGGCGAGCCGCTGCTGGATCACCCGCTTCAAGGGCCGGGCGCCGTAGGCCGGGTCGAAGCCCTCCTCGGCCAGCCGCTTCTTCGCCTCGTCGCCGATCCTCAGGTGCAGGTCGGCCTCCGTGAGCTGGTGCTCCAGCCGCCGGAGCTGGATGCCGACGATCTGCTCGATCTCCGCCCGGCCCAGCGGGTGGAAGATGATCGTCTCGTCGATCCGGTTGAGGAACTCCGGCAGGAAGGCGCCGCGGAGCAGGTTCTGGACCTCCCGCCGCATCTTCTCCTCATTCCCGGTCCCCGAGAGGTCGGCGATGACCTGGCTCCCCAGGTTCGACGTCATGATGATCACGGCGTTGCGGAAGTCCACCGTGCGGCCCTGGCCGTCGGTCAGGCGGCCGTCGTCGAGGACCTGGAGGAGGACGTTGAAGACGTCGCGGTGCGCCTTCTCGATCTCGTCGAGCAGGATCACCGAGTAGGGCCGGCGGCGGACCGCCTCGGTGAGCCGGCCCCCTTCCTCGTAGCCGACGTAGCCCGGGGGCGCGCCGATGAGCCGGGCGACGTTGTGCCGCTCGCCGTACTCGCTCATGTCGATGCGGACCATGGCCGTCTCGGTGTCGAAGAGGAACTCCGCCAGGGCCTTGGCCAGCTCGGTCTTGCCCACCCCGGTCGGGCCCAGGAAGAGGAACGAGCCGATCGGCCGGTTCGGGTCCTGGAGCCCCGCCCGGCTCCGCCGCACGGCGTCGGCCACCGCGTGCACGGCGTCGGCCTGGTTCACCATCCGCAGGTGGATCTGGTCCTCCAGCTTCAGCAGCTTCTCGCGCTCGGTGGTGAGCATCCGCGCGACGGGGACGCCGGTCCACTGGCTGACGACCTCGGCGATCTCCTCGGAGTCCACCTCCTTCTTGAGCAGCCGGCGCGACTCCTTCGGCTGGCCGTCGCCCTGGGCCTCGGCGTGGGCGATCTTCTTCTCCAGGTCCTGCCGCTCGGCGTCCAGCCTGGCGAGCTCCTGGTACTGCCGCTCGTCGGGCCGCTCCCCGCGCTGCTGCATCGCGTGGAGGTCGTCCATCCCGCGCTTCAGGCCCGCCTGGACCTCCGCGAATCGCTCGCGGAGCTTCTGCACGTCGCCGAGGCCGGACTTCTCCATCTCCCACTGGCGGCGGAGGTCCTGCACCTGCTTCTCGACCTGGGAGATCTCCTCCTCGACCTCGCCCAGGCGCTCGACGGCGTGGGCTTCGGTCTCCTGCTGGAGCATCCGCTGGGCGAGCTGGAGCTGGAGCAGCCTCCGCTGGAGGACGTCGATCTCGGTCGGGACCGACTGGAGCTCCATGGAGAGCCGGCTGGCCGCCTCGTCCACCAGGTCGATGGCCTTGTCGGGGAGGAAGCGGTCGGTGATGTAGCGGGACGAGAGCTTGGCCGCGGAGACCAGGGCGGAGTCCTTGATCTTCACCTTGTGGTGGACCTCGTACCGCTCCTTGATGCCGCGGAGGATCGCGATCGTGTCGTCGATCGTCGGCTCGCCGACGAAGATCGGCTGGAACCGCCGCTCCAGCGCCGGGTCCTTCTCGATGTGCTCGCGGTACTCGTCCAGCGTCGTGGCGCCGATGCAGCGGAGCTCGCCGCGGGCGAGCGCCGGCTTGAGCAGGTTGGCGGCGTCCATCGCCCCGTCCGCCTTGCCCGCGCCGACCACGAGGTGCAGCTCGTCGATGAAGAGGATGATCCGCCCCTCGGACTGGGTGACGTCCTTCAGGACGGCCTTGAGCCGCTCCTCGAACTCGCCGCGGAACTTGGTCCCGGCGATCAGGGCGCCCATGTCCAGGGCGATCAGCTTGCGGTTCTGGAGCGACTCGGGGACGTCGCCGGAGACGATCCGCTGGGCCAGGCCCTCGGCGATGGCCGTCTTGCCGACGCCCGGCTCGCCGATGAGCACCGGGTTGTTCTTGGTCCGGCGGGAGAGGACCTGGATGACCCGGCGGATCTCCGCGTCGCGGCCGATCACGGGGTCCATCTTGTTCTTCCGCGCCAGCTCCACGAGGTCGCGGCCGTACTTCTCCAGGGCCTGGTACTTGTCCTCGGGGTTCTGGTCGGTGACCGCCTGGCCGCCGCGGACCTTCTGGAGCGCCTTGAGGACGTCCTTCTCCGTCACGCCCAGGGCGTCGAGGAGCTGGTGCGCCTTGCTGCGGGTCTTGAGGATGCCCAGGAGGAGGTGCTCGACGGAGACGTACTGGTCCTTCATCCGGTCCGCCTCGGCCTGCGCGGCGTCGAGCGCGGCGGCCAGGTCGGGGCCCAGGGACTGCTCGCCGCCGGTGACCCGGGGCAGCGCGTTCAGGCCCTCCTCGGCGGCCTTCAGCACCTGCGCCGGATTCACGCCGAGCCGGTCGAGCAGCCCGCGGATGACCGACTGGTCGGGATCCAGCAGCGCGGCGAGCAGGTGCATCGGCTCGATCCGCTGGTGGCCGCGGTCGCGTGCCAGGGACTGGGCGGCCTGCACGGCCTCCTGGCTCTTCACGGTGAGTCGATCGGGCTTGAATGCCATGGTCGCAACCTTTCCCCGAGCATGCCGCCCCGCCGCGGAGGACGTGGGTGCGGGGCGCGATCGGCGTGGTCGGCTCGGACGAGCCACGAGGGATCGGACGGGGCGCCGCGAGGGCCGCGCCCCGTCCGTGCAGTTGGGACGGTCGGACGGTTGGGGTGCGGCGGGGGCCGCCGAACTTCTCCCGGTGACCCCGTCATGGCCCACGAGCGGGGCCGCAACAGTCCGGTCCCCTCCCCCCCTGGTGGGGGAGGGTTAGGGAGAGGGGGGCCGGAGGGCTTTCGACCATCGGGCGAGCCCCCGAATGGGGGCTGGCCTCGACGAATGAGCGTGGGTCTTCCCCTCCTATCCAGGGCGGTCGCCCCCTCTCCCCGGCCCTCCCCCGCCAGGGGGGAGGGGGTAAGAGAGCCCACGCGGCTCGGGGCCTGGGCGGAGCCAGAGGGCGCGTCCCGAGGGAGGCCCTCCGCCCACCGCGGGTGGTTTACTTCTTCTC from Aquisphaera giovannonii includes these protein-coding regions:
- a CDS encoding DUF1559 domain-containing protein, which encodes MNPWRAQRPSRRRSAFTLIELLVVIAIIAVLIALLLPAVQSAREAARRAQCVNNLKQLALAAATYEGAVGCYPPGLYWCLLTGDYAGYLGTNCGPLVHLTPYMEQNQVYNATNFQVNIYYNANLTVHAIGIKTLWCPSDGSISDTQTLDPNSAFFEVVPAGQSARMAYSSYAGVCGPWWPNTWSIPGVGAGARATHSQIKANELGLFGVCSNVRIASVTDGTSNTMVFGEHGHGLIAPSDQPSWQWWDSGNLGDTLITTMFPLNPQRTVANGSGSGAGGSVFVNSASSLHPGGANFAFVDGSVRFIKDTIQNYKIMPIGQDLNGAPMPASVTATNAGTNPYWDQVYALVPGTQFGVYQALSTRNGGEVISADSY
- a CDS encoding TatD family hydrolase — its product is MSSYIDPHIHMVSRTTDDYKRMALAGCVMVSEPAFWAGFDRLGVEGFRDYFRQLTQFEPRRAAEYGIEHRSWLCINAKEAENVSLSREVIAMIPEFLDNPGVLGIGEIGLNKNTRNEAIVFRDHLDLAARLGELVLVHTPHLADKYMGTRMILDMIREDGRLEAGRVCIDHVEEHTIRFALEAGHWVGMTLYPITKCTPARAADMVEQYGPERILVNSAGDWGHSDPLAVPEFIFEMKRRGHDEALIRRVVLENPLAFFSQCSRSRAPQKAGAAVRAV
- a CDS encoding carboxypeptidase regulatory-like domain-containing protein, whose translation is MRSIVSRLPMAAAIALVLARAGTPARGDELLYLETADWIPTSRVVEVPTAYVTPSSYVLPTSYLLPTTYATAYVTESAYVTPTTIVTPTTVVTPTTVVTPTTYLEPTFYETRFRRRGLFGRRLVETTRAYYVPTVAYYPTTYYYPSSYATRAVVDAAVVPSAYLASSAATSCCEGQPAAVAPAAPIRRAAPAEKAPSASPAAPRTGQAERREPLRSEAEESAVSSDVPSLPSREDDAAQPTGATGPAGRSDSPPAAPAPARNPAAAKPPAAGAGGGTGTKGAGTGGTQGAAETPRSTAPVTRPAPPAAPAGGTDAMPPLAPADDEDLKAAPPAGDSGTIRRDSQRYVPSTTTVRTLPPERRNVLFGWVKSRGTSEREEGVRVTLVSKSNAYQDREGLSDAFGRFAIKVPDGDWTVQVTMPSGRSYAVSDITVANGTISDEKGRDIPSLIITR
- a CDS encoding putative signal transducing protein, coding for MAGYDPEIPEVRLCEVGNEQEAAMVVGLLNEEDIPARSDATGSSPAFGGLPFESGHAIFVPASEAKKACEILSRYPHFKDLKDVHEPLD
- a CDS encoding glycosyltransferase family 4 protein, with protein sequence MSQHPEKPLRIALLVSYFHPFASGAERQALAQGVELVRRGHTVHVVTRSVPGYPIDDEEYRGVSIHRWIRTWDRGPLFAVSFVRGAIRALARLRAEIDLVHTHQGLWEAVATGLGRRRLRGLPALVQPASAGYYGEADELGRTRGAAVLRRLILRNTAFAAISAEIERQWLQLGVPPGRMVRTASGVDADHFRPGPSAVEGELLPRPRVLFTGRLHPQKNLPMLLEAWAVASRRVPGSLILLGPGEDREALRALSEGLGLAGRVQLAGPVADPADYLRAADLFVLPSVAEGMSNSLLEAMATGLPCLASGIGGNVDLIADRVTGRLVAEPTPSAWSDALVEVLSDPEAATRMGAAARSRIEARYALPAVVDRYVSIYRDMIAGRWPGADARLP
- a CDS encoding esterase/lipase family protein — translated: MIPQLGAPIVLAHGLFGFSRIGLGPLTLTSYFRGIPDILRAAGNRVIVTRVHPIAGVEFRAQRLGYRIRTALPEGPFHIIGHSMGGLDARLLLEDPHWRSRVLSLTTIGTPHLGSYLADFAKLRVGRVYRLLEAMGLDHRGFLDITRLSARRFHRRHPAPADIPCFCAAGDPPPGEVTWPLQRFHDILMELEGPNDGLVSVASAEAFGTPLPRWPADHLRQMNWMTPGPGWTCPPIADLYAGVVGRLAALGFAAEQHVA
- a CDS encoding DUF1559 domain-containing protein, which codes for MAWHSNSTPPAPRRGGGFTLIELLVVIAIIAVLIALLLPAVQSAREAARRTQCVNNLKQIGLALHNYHDAVGALPPGYISALPKGADPITSDQDLGAGWAWGALILSQLEQDPAYHAVNFNLDVASPANQTMSVFTIGAYLCPSDVTRPQVGVYPFYDSPFPPSGATPVDYVSGSNYVGTFGTGEIGDRPGGGDGCFFRNSRVTIAGITDGTSQTFLVGERSHTLSYATWTARSLNGWLYKTSAVEGGRDQFDPEPEESWTMILGPIGTDGGTRTPNNQMAHVEDYWSLHPGGVNFLLADGSVRFIKSSIHPTVYRAMATRAGGEVVSADQY